From Panicum hallii strain FIL2 chromosome 2, PHallii_v3.1, whole genome shotgun sequence, a single genomic window includes:
- the LOC112879490 gene encoding low molecular mass early light-inducible protein HV60, chloroplastic-like, giving the protein MASMGSLAFTIAGAHAGVLPVRVPAAALAPRRRALVVRAQAGDTEPREETSAASSSAPPSTPLAEPATPTPKPKAASPGLWDALAFSGPAPERINGRLAMVGFVSALAVEASRGGGLLSQAGSGSGLAWFAATAAVLSVASLVPVLRGESAEGRGGGVMSADAELWNGRFAMLGLVALAVTEYITDAPFVNV; this is encoded by the coding sequence ATGGCCTCCATGGGCTCCCTCGCCTTCACCATAGCCGGCGCGCATGCTGGCGTACTCCCCGTCCGCGTCCCGGCGGCCGCCCTCGCGCCGCGGCGACGCGCCCTGGTCGTCAGGGCCCAGGCCGGGGACACTGAGCCAAGGGAGGAGACGAGCGCGGCGTCCTCCTCCGCTCCTCCGAGCACCCCATTGGCGGAGCCCGCCACGCCGACGCCGAAGCCCAAGGCGGCGAGCCCCGGGCTGTGGGACGCGCTGGCGTTCAGCGGGCCGGCCCCCGAGCGCATCAACGGGCGCCTCGCCATGGTGGGCTTCGTGTCCGCGCTCGCCGTGGAGGCGTCCCGCGGCGGGGGCCTCCTCTCGCAGGCGGGCAGCGGGTCCGGGCTGGCCTGGTTCGCGGCCACGGCCGCCGTGCTCTCCGTGGCGTCGCTGGTGCCGGTCCTCAGGGGGGAGAGCGCcgagggccgcggcggcggcgtcatgAGCGCCGACGCCGAGCTCTGGAACGGCCGCTTCGCCATGCTCGGGCTCGTCGCGCTCGCCGTCACCGAGTACATCACCGACGCGCCCTTCGTCAACGTGTAG
- the LOC112880148 gene encoding LOW QUALITY PROTEIN: receptor like protein 22-like (The sequence of the model RefSeq protein was modified relative to this genomic sequence to represent the inferred CDS: deleted 1 base in 1 codon; substituted 1 base at 1 genomic stop codon): protein MISLIEKEGDTIFSHSLKIQHLHLASCNLTKFPASLKYLDTIRGLNLSNNQIEGAIPSWVWENHLYVLVLSHNMFITLEKSPIVQMKHIYFLDLSFNRLQGSIPVPLTSSDLAMFDCSNNNLSSIEPNFGMYLRNAIYINFSKNKVSGHIPLSICSLNKLEFVDLVYNYFSGPIPSCLMEKADLMSILRLRENKLHGVLPENIREGCKLQTIDLNGNQIEGALPRSLENCQDLEVLDVGNNQIVDSFPSWMGTLPKLRILVLRSNQLHGSIRDLQDGYQHFTSLQIVDLASNHFSGELHSEWFENLGAXMMNNSNDVGQILEHHTNSTWKGVYQDTVIVTFKDAALSINKIQTAFKVIDFSNNSFEGSIPGSIGRLVSLHGLDMSHSNFTGIIPSELGNITRLESMDLSCNSLSGEILQEFTSLTSLSWLNLSYNNLTGRIPQGNQFLSFPSSLFEGNAGLCGIQLSKQCDNPGPDSTTRSISAPEPNTLWQDRLDAIIFFLFDGLGFGVGFALAIIFRSFYHIEGWLGKHMY from the exons ATGATATCGCTCATTGAAAAAGAAGGTGATACGATATTCTCTCATTCCCTTAAAATCCAGCACCTACACCTCGCATCTTGCAACCTTACAAAATTTCCAGCATCATTAAAATATCTTGACACTATTCGAGGTCTCAACCTTTCGAATAACCAAATCGAAGGGGCCATACCAAGTTGGGTATGGGAGAACCACCTTTATGTTTTGGTCCTCTCCCACAACATGTTTATTACATTAGAGAAGTCTCCTATTGTTCAGATGAAACATATATATTTTCTTGATCTAAGTTTTAATAGACTTCAAGGAAGCATACCAGTACCATTAACTTCATCAGATCTAGCAATGTTTGATTGCTCAAATAATAACTTATCTTCCATTGAACCTAACTTTGGCATGTATCTTAGAAATGCCATCTACataaatttttcaaaaaataaaGTAAGTGGCCATATACCACTTTCAATTTGTAGTTTAAACAAACTTGAGTTTGTGGACTTAGTTTACAATTACTTTAGTGGACCAATTCCATCCTGTCTTATGGAAAAAGCTGACCTGATGAGCATATTGAGGTTAAGAGAAAACAAGTTACATGGCGTTCTACCTGAAAATATTAGAGAAGGATGTAAGCTTCAGACAATTGAtttgaatggaaatcaaattgAAGGTGCGCTACCTAGATCTCTAGAGAATTGCCAGGATTTAGAGGTTCTTGATGTTGGTAATAATCAGATTGTGGATTCATTTCCATCATGGATGGGTACTCTTCCAAAGCTTCGAATTCTCGTGTTGAGATCTAACCAACTCCATGGCAGTATAAGGGACCTTCAGGATGGCTACCAACACTTCACAAGTTTACAGATAGTTGATTTGGCCTCCAACCATTTCTCTGGTGAGTTGCATTCAGAATGGTTTGAGAATTTGGGAGCA TAGATGATGAATAACAGCAACGATGTGGGGCAAATATTAGAGCATCATACAAATTCAACATGGAAAGGAGTCTATCAAGATACTGTTATTGTCACATTCAAAGATGCCGCTTTAAGTATCAACAAAATCCAAACTGCTTTCAAAGTAATTGATTTCTCAAACAACTCATTTGAGGGTTCCATTCCGGGTTCCATTGGAAGGCTTGTTTCACTTCATGGACTTGACATGTCGCACAGTAACTTCACAGGAATAATTCCATCAGAACTTGGTAACATAACGAGGCTGGAATCAATGGATCTCTCTTGCAACTCTCTCTCCGGAGAAATTCTACAGGAGTTTACCTCTCTAACTTCTCTTTCATGGTTGAACCTTTCGTACAACAACTTGACAGGAAGAATACCACAGGGAAACCAATTCTTGTCATTTCCCAGCAGCTTGTTTGAAGGCAATGCTGGCCTATGTGGAATTCAGCTTTCTAAGCAATGTGACAATCCAGGTCCAGATTCAACCACCCGAAGCATATCGGCTCCAGAACCCAATACTTTATGGCAGGACAGACTTGATGCCATCATTTTCTTCCTCTTTGATGGCTTGGGATTTGGCGTGGGTTTTGCATTGGCAATCATATTCAGATCCTTTTACCATATAGAAGGATGGCTTGGCAAGCACATGTATTAG